TACGACAGCTGGCTCACCGTCGAGTAGGCCAGCCGGCGCTTGAGGTTGTCCTGGCGGAGCGCGATGACACTGGAGGCCACGAGCGTGAACGCGGCGATGGCCGCGAGGATCGTCCCCATCCCGAGTTCGGCCATCAGGTCCGGTCCGAACACGTCGAGCACGACCCGCGCGATGCCGAAGACGCCGGACTTGACGACCGCGACCGCGTGCAGAAGGCCGGAGACGGGCGTCGGCGCGACCATCGCGTCGGGCAGCCACGAGTGGATCGGCATGAGCGCGGCCTTGACGCCGAAGCCGGTGATCAGCAGGGCGAAGGCGACGCGGGCGACCGTCGGGTCGGCCGTCGCCAGATCGGCGATCCCGCCGGCGGCGAAAGCGGTCGTGCCGGTGGCCCAGTAGATCAGTACCGCGCCCGCGAGGACGGCGACGCCGCCGCCGAAGGTGTAGGTGAGGTACTTGCGGCCGGCGGCGCGGGCCTCGTCGGTCTCGTCGTGGGCGACCAGCGGGTAGGTCGCGACGGTCAGCAGCTCGTAGAAGACGAACAGCACCAGCAGGTTGCCGGCGAAGGCGATCCCGATCGCCGAGGCGACGCTGCCGGCGAACGCCGCGAAGTAGCGGGTCTGGTCGTGTTCGTCGAGCCCGCGCATGTAGCCCACGCTGTAGAAGCTGGTCACCACCCACAGCAGGCTCGCCAGCAGAGCGAACAGGACGCCGAGCGCGTCCGCGCGGAGGACGAAGTCGACGCCAGGGACGAACGTGCCGAAGTCGGTGACGTAGGTGTCGCCGGCGAGCACGCCCGGGACCATGCTGGCGACGATCCCCAGCTTCGCGAGCGCCGCGAGCACCGTCCACGACTCCCGGAGGTTCGGCCGTCCTCGCGAGGCGAGGATCGGGACGATGGCGACGGCCGATACGAGCACTGCGGCGACCGGTCTGAGAGAAGTGAGTTCCGTCATGACAGGAGCCGTTCGATGGTTGGTTCGAGGAGCTGTCCGTACTGGAACGCGGCGACGCCGAGGACGATAGCCAGGACGGCCGCGCCGACGACCGTCGCGCGCATCCCGAGAGAGACGCGCGGGGCCGACCCGGTGGTCTGGTCGCCGGTCGGTCCGGTACCGTCGGTGACGACGGCCGTCGTCGCGCCGGTCTCGGCCGACTCGACGCTGGCGGCGGGTTCGGGCGCTTCGCGGAAGTACATCCGCTCGACGATCCGGGCGAAGTACGCCAGCGTCAGGAGCGTGCTCGCGAAGATGACGACCGCGAGCGGCCAGGCCTCGGCCTCGACGGCGCCCAGGGCGACGTACCACTTACCGACGAACCCGACGGCGGGCGGGACGCCCACCATTGCGAGCGCGAGGACGCCGAACGCCCCCGCGCCCGACGGGAGCCGCTCGGCGAGCCCGTCGTAGCCGTCGATCGAGCGGGCGCCGGTCTCGGTCGCGACCAGCCCGCTCGTCAGGAACAGGCCGCCCTTCATGACCGCGTGGCCGACCAGGTGGATCGCCGCGCCCGTCAGCGCGGTCCCGTTCGCGACCGCGATAGCCGCGAGGACGAGCCCGAACTGCGAGACCGACGAGTAGGCGAGCATCCGCTTGATCTCCGTCTGGCTCACCGCGAGGAGGCTCCCGACGACGATGCTCACGACCGCGGCGACCGCGAGCACCGTCTGAGCGAAGCCGTTGTCGGCGAGGAAGTCGACGGTGAAGACGGTGAAGACGATCCGGATCAGCGCGTAGGCGGCGACCGTCGAGACCAGCGCCGAGATGAACGCGCTGACGGAGTCGGGCGCGCCGGCGTAGGCGGTCGGCTGCCAGGTGTGGACCGGGAAGACCGCCACCTTGACGAACAGGCCGACGACGAGCAGGCCGAACGCGGCCTGCACGAGCGGGTCCTGGTAGCCGACCGCGGCCAGCTGGTCCGACAGGTCGGCCATGTTGAGCGTCCCGGTCGCGATGTAAGCGTAGCCGATCCCGAGCAGGAACAGCGACGCGCCGACCGTGCCGACGAGCAGGTACTTCAGCGCCGCCAGGGCCGAGCGGCCGCCGTCGCCGCTGGCGACCAGCGCGTAGGCGGTCAGGCCCGTGATCTCCAGGAACACGTACATGTTGAACACGTCCCCGGTGATGCTCATGCCGGTCAGGCCGCCGACCAGCAGGAGGTACGTCGCGTAGAAGGGGTTCGACCGCGGGCCCGCGGTGCGCGCGTACGCGAGGACGCCGAGCGAGACGACGGCGACCAGCAGTGCCATCGAGGCCGACAGGCCGTCGACGACGAGTTCGATCCCGAACGGTCGTGAGAAGCCGCCGACGACGTAGCGCACCGGTTCGTCGCCGAACGCGCGCGTGGCGAGCGTCCCGACTGCGAGGACCTGCGCGAGGGCGGTGACGACGGTGATCGGCCAGCCGGTGCGCGGCCGGACGAGCCCACCGAGCAGCACCGCGACCGAGCCCAACAGCGGGAGGGCAACGACGAGGGCGGGCAGGTCACTCATCGTGGCTCACCTGCCGGATGGCCTCCTCGTTGAGCGTGCCGTACTCCTCGTAGACGCGCACGACGAGCCCGAGCGCGACGGCCGTGAGACTCACGCCGACGACGATGGCGGTGAGGATCAGGACGTGGGGCAGCGGGCTGACGTACGGTTCGGGCGCGGTCAGCAGCGGCGGGCTCGCGCCCGTCACGAACGCGGCGGTGATGAAAAACAGGAAGATGCCCGTCTGGAAGACGTTCATCCCGATCACCTTCTTGACCACGTTCCGGTTGGCTATCAGCATGTACGTCCCGACGCCGAGCAGGAGAAACGAGACCAGATAGTAGAGCCGGTCTGCGAGTAGGTCTATCACGCGAGATCACTCCCGTCGTCGGCCATTCCCGCGGCGATGACGAAAAAGAGGCCGGTTACGATCCCGGAGACGACCAGCCCGATCGCCAGCTCGACGAACTCGATACCGTACTTGATCGCGTGGGGGACGGGGTAGACCTCGTACTCGAGGAAGCCACCGCCCAACAGTACCGACCCGATGCCGGTCAGCAGGAAGGCGAGCACCCCCAGGCCGACGAGCGCGACGGCCAGACGGGGGCCGACCCAGTCGCGCGTCGTCTCGATGCCGAAGGCGATCGCGAGCATGAGCACGACCGTCCCGACGATGACGCCGCCCTGGAAGCCGCCGCCGGAGGAGTCGGCGCCGTGGAACATCACGAACAGCCCGAGCGTGAAGACGAACGGGGTGATGATCCGGACCGTCGTCATGATGATCGGGCTCTCGACGTAGAGTCCGCGGCCGTCCTCGGCCGCGGCTCCGTCCCCGACTGGGACCTCTTCGGCGTCGCTCATCCGAGCACCTCCCGGTCGAGGACGACCAACAGGCCGATCCCCGCCGAGTAGACGACGACTGCCTCGCCGAGCGTGTCGAACCCGCGGTAGGCCGCCAGCACGGCGGTCACGGCGTTTTTCACCTCGGTCTCCTCGTAGGCGTTGTCGAGGTAGTAGTCGGTCACGTTATCGCTCGCGACGGCCGACCCGGGGTCGCCGACCGCGGGGAGCGCGACCAGTGTCGTCGACAGCACGGCGACGAGCGCGAGCGAGACGGCCAGGGCGCGCAGGTCGACCGATTCGAGGACCTCGTCGTCGGCCGGGCGAACGGTCTTGGCGATGGTCAGCAGGAACAGGACCGTCATGATACCGGCGCCCACCGCGGCCTCGGTGAGCCCCACGTCTGGCGCGCGCAGGAACACCCAGATGACGGCGATGCCGAGGCTGTAGGCCCCGAACGCGATTATCGACCCGAGCACGTCCCGAAGCAGGGCGGTCGCGACCGCACAGGCGAGGACGAAGGCGACGAGGCCGACTTCGAGTGCCCCCGTCATGAGTCGTCCTCCGTCGTCCACGGCTCGATGCCTTCCTCGATGGCGGCCCGAGTGATCGCGTGGGCGGCCGTGGGGTTCGTGAGGAACATGAACACCAGGAGCAGGAGGACTTTCACCGACGACAGCCCGGGTCCGAACGCGATGGCGACGGCCGAGAGCGTCAACACGGCGCCGAGCGTCTCGCTTTTCGACGTGCTGTGGGCGCGCGTGTAGAGATCCGGGAGTCGGACCAGCCCGACGGCGGCCACGAGCGCGAAGAACACGCCGCCGGCCGCCAACACCAGCACTGCGATCTCGCGGGGCGCCATCAGAGCACCCCTCCGCGTTCGACCGAGAACTTCGAGATCGCGATGCTCAACAGGAAGTTCAACAGCGCGTAGACGAGCGCGATGTCGAGCGCGCCCGCTTCGCCGATGGCCGCCGCCAGCAGCGCGATGACGATGACGACGTTCGACCCGATGACGTTGATCGCGATGACGCGGTCGGGCATCGTGGGCCCGTCGACGATCCGGTAGACCGCGACCAGCGACGTGATGACGAACGCACCGGCGGTCGCCAGGAGGGCGTCTTCGACGAGCGTCACGACTCTTCGCCCTCCTCGGTGGTGCGCTCGCTGGGGCTGGGGATGCGCGCGGCGGCCAGCCCGTAGAAGACGAACCTGACCGCCCGTTCGAGCGACCCGTCGAACAGGTCCGCCCGCGAGTCGCGCGTCAGCGTGTGGACGGTGAAGTGGCGCCGCGACACGTCGACAGTCAGCGTGCCCGGAGTGAGCGTGATGCTGTTGGCGAGCGTCGTCACCGGGAGCGACGACGACACCGCGGCGTCGAACTCGACGAGCTT
This DNA window, taken from Halosimplex litoreum, encodes the following:
- a CDS encoding monovalent cation/H+ antiporter subunit D family protein, encoding MSDLPALVVALPLLGSVAVLLGGLVRPRTGWPITVVTALAQVLAVGTLATRAFGDEPVRYVVGGFSRPFGIELVVDGLSASMALLVAVVSLGVLAYARTAGPRSNPFYATYLLLVGGLTGMSITGDVFNMYVFLEITGLTAYALVASGDGGRSALAALKYLLVGTVGASLFLLGIGYAYIATGTLNMADLSDQLAAVGYQDPLVQAAFGLLVVGLFVKVAVFPVHTWQPTAYAGAPDSVSAFISALVSTVAAYALIRIVFTVFTVDFLADNGFAQTVLAVAAVVSIVVGSLLAVSQTEIKRMLAYSSVSQFGLVLAAIAVANGTALTGAAIHLVGHAVMKGGLFLTSGLVATETGARSIDGYDGLAERLPSGAGAFGVLALAMVGVPPAVGFVGKWYVALGAVEAEAWPLAVVIFASTLLTLAYFARIVERMYFREAPEPAASVESAETGATTAVVTDGTGPTGDQTTGSAPRVSLGMRATVVGAAVLAIVLGVAAFQYGQLLEPTIERLLS
- a CDS encoding cation:proton antiporter — encoded protein: MTELTSLRPVAAVLVSAVAIVPILASRGRPNLRESWTVLAALAKLGIVASMVPGVLAGDTYVTDFGTFVPGVDFVLRADALGVLFALLASLLWVVTSFYSVGYMRGLDEHDQTRYFAAFAGSVASAIGIAFAGNLLVLFVFYELLTVATYPLVAHDETDEARAAGRKYLTYTFGGGVAVLAGAVLIYWATGTTAFAAGGIADLATADPTVARVAFALLITGFGVKAALMPIHSWLPDAMVAPTPVSGLLHAVAVVKSGVFGIARVVLDVFGPDLMAELGMGTILAAIAAFTLVASSVIALRQDNLKRRLAYSTVSQLSYIVLGLAVLHPYSLVGGLLHIPAHAFMKLTLFFCAGAIHVETHTDDISNMAGIGRRMPLTMTAFGVAALGMAGIPLVAGFVSKYFLLIGTVEAGGVNVVFTGALLVSGILNIAYFWPIVYAAFFESPGEEDPKPLVEAVLGGRFGERDVATDGGSPDDGSDDAGGDTDGDHGHADDHGHDEHLAWEHRRWTGEESTWLMLGPICFAAAGSVVLGIVPDAAVFLRIVRLVVSGVTGVSV
- a CDS encoding cation:proton antiporter subunit C, which encodes MIDLLADRLYYLVSFLLLGVGTYMLIANRNVVKKVIGMNVFQTGIFLFFITAAFVTGASPPLLTAPEPYVSPLPHVLILTAIVVGVSLTAVALGLVVRVYEEYGTLNEEAIRQVSHDE
- a CDS encoding cation:proton antiporter, translated to MTLVEDALLATAGAFVITSLVAVYRIVDGPTMPDRVIAINVIGSNVVIVIALLAAAIGEAGALDIALVYALLNFLLSIAISKFSVERGGVL
- the mnhG gene encoding monovalent cation/H(+) antiporter subunit G produces the protein MAPREIAVLVLAAGGVFFALVAAVGLVRLPDLYTRAHSTSKSETLGAVLTLSAVAIAFGPGLSSVKVLLLLVFMFLTNPTAAHAITRAAIEEGIEPWTTEDDS
- a CDS encoding DUF4040 domain-containing protein yields the protein MTGALEVGLVAFVLACAVATALLRDVLGSIIAFGAYSLGIAVIWVFLRAPDVGLTEAAVGAGIMTVLFLLTIAKTVRPADDEVLESVDLRALAVSLALVAVLSTTLVALPAVGDPGSAVASDNVTDYYLDNAYEETEVKNAVTAVLAAYRGFDTLGEAVVVYSAGIGLLVVLDREVLG
- a CDS encoding MnhB domain-containing protein encodes the protein MSDAEEVPVGDGAAAEDGRGLYVESPIIMTTVRIITPFVFTLGLFVMFHGADSSGGGFQGGVIVGTVVLMLAIAFGIETTRDWVGPRLAVALVGLGVLAFLLTGIGSVLLGGGFLEYEVYPVPHAIKYGIEFVELAIGLVVSGIVTGLFFVIAAGMADDGSDLA